The window ACATTACATAAGAGTGTTTCTGTAATTCAGACGTAATATGCAAGGCATAAAATTATTCTGATCCTTCGGGACATAAACCACTTCTATTTTCGCAGTAGTCAAAGGGATTGTGTTTTGTGTCTTTCTTTGGCTTGTATTTGAAGTCCACCAAATAATTGTTGGTTGGGTTGTTTTTAGTTCTTCATCAGATTATTTTTCATGTTTCTTGTGAAGCACAGGAGTCCATGGCTCTTCATAATATTTTGCTAATAAAAGGGGTTTACAGATGAGGTTACAGGCCTGTTAAGATCTGTGACAATTTTGCTGGGTATTTCAACCAGCTTTCCATCCAGATCTTTTAAACAAGTTGTGTTGAGCTAAAAATGTCATTAGTAACTTTCTGACTCTGCCTAGGAACTCATAGGGAAATTCTGTCTATGAACTAACATGTGGAGATCCTTAATTCATAGTAGAAAatgtataaatgaaaaaaaattacaaacgaATTGTATGAAATAGTAAACCTGAAAGCATTTACATTTCTCTTTCAATAGTTGCTAGTATTAATCCACACGTTTCTTAATCTGTTTTAGATGATGAGATCTCAGGCTCTAGATAAACCACATATGAAGTGATATAAGTGTTACGGCCAAATTCTGCTCCTGTTTGAAGTCAGCAATAAAACTTCTTTTGGCTTTAGGACTAAGAGCTTACAGATGATGAAAAGTGGAACTCAGCAGTGGAATATGGAAAGAATAGAGTTTTGTAGTATTGTgttactttaaaaaaagaaataataattctGTCATATCTCTCTGGATCTGAATGAAATGAGGGAATTGATCATTTTGGTTGTGGTCATCTGTTTGTTCAAAGGATTCTCAAATGAATTCTCCAAAGGATTTCTTGTTATGCCAGTGTAACAGCCAGTTGGTATCAAGTAATGAAAATTTTGCAGAAACATGGAATATAAGATTTTACAGCCTGATTCTCACAGCTGCAGAGCTACAACTTCTGCAGAATTATGTCTGTAATGAGgagaaaaagcatttatttcagGAGATATTTCTCTTCAGTAAAACTTTTGGTATGGTAATGCTGATTTTAGCTACTCCTACTGTCCTCTTCTCTGTTTTACTTCCTTCAGTAAAAAACCCTGTTAAAGAAACATTCACAACTGCTAACTTGTAGAGAGATGAACCACTTCACTTCCTAATGCAAGCCAAGGTGTCATCTTCTCTCATAAGCAGAAGCATTGATTGCCCTGGCACCAGAGGTGCTGCAGGGTGCCCATACTGCATTTTCCTTCCTGAGCCTTACCACCTCATTTTCCTTTatgcttttcattttaaaaattaaaatcttaattttaaaataaattttaatcagTTATTAAAAAAGATCCTGCTTAGCTGCTGTTCACACAGGCTCTTCTGAATTTAACCTGTATTTATCCCTACATTTCTGGATTACTTTTAGACGTGTGTTTCGGAAGTGACCATAACTAATGTTTCTGCTGAGTGGCTAATTTTCATTTGAGATACAATTTCTTTTATGGGCATGTAATGCAGCTTCCACCTTTAAGGCTGGAAACCAACCCAGTGAAAAATTACCTCTTCCCAGTTTAGGATTACACTGAAACACGTGCTTGCATTTCCTTAGGGATAAGCCTGTGCTTCATAAAGTTGCATGAATCTGGGCCACAGACCTTACAATAGTATATATTACTATGAAACTCTCCCCAGATTCCCATCCCAGAATACACCTCATTTTTGTAGGACTAGACCTTGCTGTGCCATCtgtggtggaaaaaaaaaaagaaagaaaacaatgtgTAGCTAatcagttttaaaaataaaagtaatccaGGAATATGCATGTTGGTGGAACCTCATCCAAATTGTGGGACACTAAATAAAATAAACACCTGAAGTTTTCTGGCACTGCTTACAACCTAGCAATCTATTTTCAACTTCAtgcaatagcttttttttttttcttttaagactgGCACCATGTTGAGTAAATAAAGTGCATATTAAAATAGTGGTGACTAGACAGTCACCAGAGAAATAGGAATAGTTTTGGAAGAAATCATTCTGATCTCTTAACGGAATAAGCAATAGTTAATAATTCTCTGAAAacttatttttaagaaaaaattaaaactaaGCGTGTCTAAACAATATTCAGGTTGTAATAGAGATGAGGAAAAAGCAGCAAATGTGAAGTCCAGGCTGACACTTGAAATTATGCTGCGTTATTCCTTAATTGGAATTCCCAACTTATTTTTGTCTATGTCAAAGTCTTAAGGTTATTAAAATTGTGCGCTCCATACCATATTTCATTTAGATATTAACAGCAGCCCTTCCACATTGTCTGTTGGAGTCACCAACTGTATCACTCTTACACCCCTTCCTTGACTGCCAAACACAGGACATGCTGGTACCTAGATTGCTGAAATGAATGTGTACATCTGTGATACATCGGGAACTCTAGGTGCTCTAGAAATCTGCTGACACACAATAAAAATTTTAGATCCACAAGCAACTCCCTGAATGTCGTAGAACCCCCTATGACACTTTCCTACTTCAGGAATTCCTCTCTCAATCCCTTTGATGAGAAAGGCTGTTTGAACAGCACAACGTTTATTTTCCCCGTGTGACTGGGAAGACCTGATAACTGAGAAATTAGCAGTTATTTTTTACAGCAAGCAGGACTTACCCTGAGCCTCTGCTGAGTCTCTAGGTGGCCCTCACAGCGCTGGCATTTGGCTGCTTTCCTGCCTAGTTGTgtggtctcagcagagcagatgaAGCCGTCCAGGACAGTGCCCATGGTTTCACATGTTTCTCGGGCAGTAACACAAGAAGGATTCTTCAATTTAAATGCTAATTTTTCCATACTAATAAAGCAAGTCAAACAAGGGATGTAACTGCAGCACTCCAAGCAGGTAGAAAACAATTACTTcctcagcattttttttttacagtccttttcctttttaatgcctGTGCCTCTTCACAATTTTAGTGTTTTACAGTGGTTTTTTCACAATTAGTTGCTAATTTCTGGTGCCTTCCTCCATGCTTCCACATGGAGAGTGTCCCTCAGAGACTTATTACCTCACCTGACTGTCTTGCTACCCATAGCTCCTTTCAGAAAAACTTGGGGACCATGGTGCTTCTGGAAGGGGGAAGTGTGACACTGATGAGCTTCTTCTGTGCTGGTTGGTGTTTTAAGGTGATGGAACAGCTTCAAGAACTCAGATTTGGGAAGCAACAGAAATGGTGGAATAAGGGAGGAAAGTATAAGTAGGAAAGTTATTCCTACCCAATAATTAGGTTTGGGGCAGCCATACGGTTTTGAAGGACCTGATCATCTCAACTTAACTGCACTTCCCGAAGTGGTCTTTTTTTATATGCACACACTCTGTGATATTTAATGTCATTTACAAAATTCTGTCCTCCAACAACACCATTCTGTGTAAAATGAATAAAATTTAGGGATCTGAAAAATTCTCAGTACTGTGATTGCATCTGTATTACTTTAATCAAGAATTCAGCACAATGTGTGAGAGGATGTAGTTTGAAATTATATGACACATCTCTTTTAACGCGTACCTAAATATTCTTTTATGTTTGTTGCCTGACTTGTTGCACATCTCTCAGCTTAAGCATCATTGCACTCAGATACATTGGACCCCTTTGGAGGTGCAGTGTGGCAGAGGTTGGGAAGCTCTAAAACAGGCTGCAGGTGTATACAACATTTACATTATATACTGGATGTACCTTATTCAAGGAGCTGTATAAAGTTTCTGAGTCTGATTAGGAAAAAGAAATCTAGACTACATCTGCTGAGACAAAGACTTGAGCCCTCTGGTATTGCAGATAGCTGTATCATGTAAATGAATCCTTGTGTAGTATAAAATTTGTTCTTCCACCGTTGTAAGTAAGGAGCAATCTTCCTGTATGTTAGTGAGCTATAAGAAGGGAGTGAGAACTAGGGTAATGCACTTGgagaaaaaaggtggaaaaagaTGGAGGACACACAAACAAAATTCTGTTTGGGCTTACTTTCAATCACTCTATTTGAAAGCTTTTATCATTTGGTAATTTGGGAACAGCTTTCCAGCTGGTACAGGCTTGAATTCTTATGTTTTATaagtgtgtgtgcacacattttttTTATGGAGCTAAAAATTTAGTGCATACCTGGCTTCTGTTGATATCTGAAATCCACAACTGTGCTTTATTTCCTCACCTTCCTTCCTGCAGGATGGTCCGCACACTGTGTGCCATCGGTGCCCTGTTTCTCCTGATGGGGTTACTGCTGCCAGCGGCCGAAGGGAGAAAGCGGAATCGTGGATCTCAGGGTGCTATCCCTCCTCCTGTCAAGGATCAGCCCAATGATTCGGAGCAGATGCAGACACAGCAGCAGTCAGGCTCCAGGCACCGAGAGCGAGGGAAGGGCACCTCGATGCCTGCCGAGGAGGTGCTGGAGTCCAGCCAGGAGGCGCTGCACATCACCGAGCGCAAGTACCTGAAGCGGGACTGGTGCAAAACCCAGCCCCTCAAACAAACTATCCACGAGGAGGGCTGCAACAGCCGCACCATCATCAACAGGTTCTGCTATGGCCAGTGCAATTCCTTCTACATCCCCAGGCACGTCCGTAAAGAAGAAGGCTCCTTCCAGTCTTGTTCCTTCTGCAAGCCCAAGAAATTTACCACTATGACTGTTACACTCAATTGCCCCGAGCTTCAGCCcccaaggaagaaaaaaagaatcacCCGAGTTAAGGAGTGCCGGTGTATATCTATTGACTTGGACTAAATGAAGAAAAAGTAGCAATTGCACTCTGACTGTATGCAATCACCGCCGTTGTGAGAGTGAGTGGCATGAACTAGCCTACCTTCAAGGCTGGGCAAAACTGAAAGGGACCTAGTGAATtacctaaaacaaacaaaaccccccaaaaagaaagaaaaaattcatGTAAGGAAAgggcatgcatgtgtgtgtgtgtaagggaGAAAATGGAGGTATGGATGAGCAAATGCATGAATGTTCactacaaaaacaaaacaacaaaccaaaccaacaaacaaaaacagcgTTTGAGGCATTAAAAAACCCCTAATTACCCATAGTCATGAATTAGATTTCCTAATTCATGTGTATATTCACAATTTTGCCGCTTGCTGGGAAAGTGGAGCTGTGGCTTTTGCGAATGTTCACCTTTGTGCTATTTGCTTTTACTGTATTACGTGAAACATCAAAGCAAGAGGACAATATATTTCAAAGCACGAATCTATTCTTATATAAGAAATAGACAAAGAGCAATTTAAAGTGTAGCACAGCCATCACTGAAAATAGAAGCTGTGTTGAGAGTTTGTAACACGCTTCTTCAAAAAAATAGCTGAATCCAAAATCCATGTCTGGAGAACAATGGGGGGATGTGGGAGTGCTGAAAAGTCAATATAGGTGAATGGGAAACAGATCTACAGCAACTTAGAAAGCAAAAGGTCAAAGCAAGTAGACAGGGAGAATACAAAAGGGAGTAGAAAAAGGAAAGGTACATAAATAGGAAAACACAGAGGAAGAGATATTGTCTTCTGTTTACGTTTTGCTTTAATTTATATACCTAGTCATATATTGCATAAATGAAAAAGAAACTATATACCAGGCTATAAATATACTTCTGAATTCTGATGGCTCTCCAAACCAAACAGAACCCATTCTTATGCCACTAGATCCATTTGATGTCTTTTATTTCTGATATCAGTTATTCTTCATatctacatatatatgtatatgcagtATCTTTTAGGCAGTGGTATCTATACATACATGCAGTGAGTGTGCCTACTTCATTGTGTGTAACCAAACTCTTCTTTTTCACACACATATAACCACAGCACAAAAATCCTGCTAACCAAGATCAAGTACAGAATGGCAGTAATTTAGTACATAAAGAGCAGAGCAGAAATTAAAACAAGCATCATGTGACTGAAAATGCAATAACCACACAAGAGACAAAAGACACGACATTCATGACTAGTAAACATTGcattgttattgttattttagCTTTGCCACAGGCATGCAGTTTGTTGAAACAGAGATGCAGAACTTTGCCAGCAATGATCCTCTTTTTATATCTTTTACCACAGACTTGCATTTAAACTGGATTTGGAGTAAGTAAAGAGAATTTCCTGAACACTTAGGGCTGACTGCCCCTCTcatctggggggaaaaaacatAAAAGGGGACACCCTACTTCCAACAGCTCGATGACTCTCACCTGTGACGTTATCTtgtcttttctttccttcaggCTTAGGAATTTAAAATATATCAGGGCTGTAAAGTTTGGCAAGAGCACAGAAGTTCCTacaaaaaagttattttaatgAGGTGTGTCCTGGGATTGGACCAGAGAGGCAGCCCATCCATGCATGTTGTCCTTGCTATCCTGAGCACTCGAAGGTCCACACTTACTGTGTGATGGGTCTTGGAGGGTCCAGGACTCAGTTTCCCCACTCAGCAGCAATATTCTGTAGGATTCACTATCAGTATAAATCTGCTCTCTCCCCCCATATGCCTCTCTCAGCCACAAGGTGATTATTTTGACATGATTTATTGCCATAGAATATTAAGGAGGACAGTTCTGCCCCCAGTAACATGCCCAGAGGGAAAGATATGAGTGGCATGTTACAGGTGCATTCTATGTGGCCTCATTTCATCAATTTTCCCACCTGTTATGTAATGCATCATACATTTATTGGTGATATCCTGCATCTCTACAGCTCGTCCATTTTTGTTCTAAAATCCACTGCTGTGAGGTCTGTGTTTGTAAAATTAAATGACTACAACCCATTTATTGGTATTATTAAAATGCATTTCATTTGGTATACTCTCACTCAGCAGTTTGACACATTTTCATGGATTTTAAAATCCAGTTTTAAAATCTGGAATTATAGGAGGTAGGTTTCCACTGTGTGGAATGTGAATAGTTAAACAGAAAGATAAGGATATTTAATGTTATTATTAATACAAATTCTCTTTCACTGATAATAGGCAgggaatattttcatttaaattgttttttttaatttttttttcccagggaaaaggccaACCTCAGTCATTGCTGGAAATTTTGTACTAGCTTGGGTTTTTGTTCAAGAAATGGGAACACCTTATGAATGATTTTTTCTTCATGTAAAATTGACAGcaaaattcacattttctttGACAGAGGCTGCTATGTCCCTAACCCGTTAGCTGTTAAGCATAGCTTCAGAAACTCCTTTAAGTTTTGTCTAGAATTCTCAAGGAAAATTGATAAAAATATTCCAAATCTTTATGTTCTAAAACTGCCTGTGCAGAGATCATGATGGAACTCCCTTTGAGACAGATCCCCCTCACCCATATGAATTGCTAGTTATTGCCTGAGAGTAAGAAAGTTCTGCTAACTTACAATTATATGAGATATTTAATATCAACCACAATATGTATTTAAATGTCTGCTTTATTCTAAAAACAATGGACTATATAACCTAAGGCTGCAGTATTTTCATGCTCGGTCTCACAAAGCAAAACTTGGTTTAAAATGAAGTTTTAATTATTTTGTAACTGAATAGAATTGgaggtttttttcttcccagcaTTTTATACGTCATTTTAACTACTagtaacaaataaataaaatatcttCTCCAGCCTGTGTctattgttgtttgttttttgtttttttgtgggtttttttgtttggtttttccccCCCCCTTCCTCAAGTTTCCAGCTCTTTCTGGATCTGTTGTACTTTATCCTGACTTCTGTGGTTTCTTCTAATTATAAAAGGCTTTACATTATGACAATAAGACATAGAGACAAGCAATGGCAACATCATTCAACACGGCTACTTCAATAAGGCTTTTAAATAAGATCTGTCACTTGCCCCTCACCCTTCCACAATTTATAGAAGGAAAATCTCAATCTTTGCTCACACTTTTCCCATTGTAAACCATAGAGTGACAGTTGAAAATATAAATCAGCCCTGAATTGTTGTAGAGTTAAAGCTGGAGTTGGCCTGTCTGCCTTGTGCCTTATCTCAGTTTGGTGTTTAGCTGGCAGTTTAGTCCCACTTCTAGAAAAAAAGAGTAAGGGACACCTTTACAATACAGCATATTACAAGCTGCAAATAGGGACAGAGGAGATGCAAAAGAATTATAAAAAAAGAGGAGATGCAAAGGAGAtgcaaaaaaattataaaaaaagtcACTGCTGGCAGCACATGTGCAAGGCCAGGGTTGAGGAAGGACTGAGGCCAGGGAGAACATATTTGTTCAAACTTTTCCTTTTGGTTTAGTCTTCCTTCACATCTAGCTTTGTCGTGCTTCTAAAACTTGCTGGAAATATAATAAAATCAGCTAAGAATCCTCTTTTTTTGGAAGGTAATTGACTTTTTCTGGCCTGAGGTATGGGCACAGTTGAGCAGAATGTTTCCTTGAGAAGTTGTGCATATCTatctttatttaaatatttaaaccaGAGAAAAACCTCCTGGACTTAGCTTTCTAGTACTCCATGGTACCATGGTCTTACTAATTATATAGTAACATATAATTTAATTATAGTTTATATTTGTCCTACATACCAGTTTTGAATTGAAGATAACCTCCCATGTGCTTTATAGTTAGTTACACAGACCAAAAGAAGGCAAGAGAGAGAGAATTCACACACCTTGCTCTGCTGTCAGGGATGCGGACAGAACAGAGACGTCCTTTTCTCTGTGCCCAGTGGGCCGGGCTGGGTGTGTGTGGGGTTTCTGGTGTCTCTGTCAGCCATGTGCTGCTGGGAGCTCGCAGTGTGTGACTCCGAGCACCGGGAGCGGGGCGCTGGCTCTGCCGGGCGCGCTCCCATCTGAGCCGCACGTGTGCGCTGCGGGCACCGCGCCTCTGCTCCGCCAGCCTGGCAACGGGCACCTGCCCTTGGCAAAAATGGTGGGGTAACTCCACCTGGTCATTGACCTTCTCCTGAgtgacaaaaaaccccaaacagacaaaaacccactgccaaaacagaaaaaacccaacccaaacaaaaaaagcagaaagGAGAATTAGAGCTGTACCGTTGGGGCTGATGTTCCTTTTCCACCGTAGATGTAAACCTACAGGTTTTAGTTCTAAAAGGTTTCCTGAAGGAGAACAACCACGTGAAAAATGCCTAGATCTTATCCACTCCATATAACTCAAACCTGCCCCCAAAACCACTTTGTTAGTTACTGAAATACAACAGTTAATTTTGGCCGAAGAACTTCCAAAATTTTTTCTGAGCTGTCCTGCTTACCTGGATGGTTGCAATGCACTAACCAAAGGGGAGAGCTGTATCATTTAAATTTTAAGGGAGTGAAAATTTAACATGTATTTGTATTTAGCCAAAACAGTGGTTCATATTTTTAATAACCATccgatttatttttttttatcagcTGAGATTGAAACCAGAAATTCCCAGCAATGCACAAGTATCACAGAGAGTCCCAGTGCAGATTTTTGATGCTACCTCGTAATGCATCTATATAAAAACATCTGAAGCCTATGTGCACTGCCTGCCTGGGAATGTAGCTGATGACTTAAAGTGCCTTGTCTCAATGTGTGGCTTCTGGCTGCCTGAATTCTTCCTCAAGCTTTCATGGGTCTGGGTGGAGGAGTACAGAAATTTTAACTGTAATTTGCTCACTTTTCTATTATTTTCTAAAAGTTTTGAAAATGAAATTCAGAATCCACTTTTTTTTGAAAAATCAAGGAGCAAGATATGAGAAAGTCTATACTGATGTAAAAAAAGATTATTTCAGATTGcattaaaaccccccaaaattctaGGCTGTGATAAGCAATAACTCCTCCTTGCTGTGGTACAGATGTAGATCACATAGCTTGGGGATGGATCAAATGGAAAAATTACACTGACTCACAATAAAACTTCTGCAAAGAAAATTGGAACTTGCCacatttgcatttctttttttaaagaatgcATTGTGGAAAAAAAGTAATATTCCAGTTCATATTACAAGAGCAAAAAGGAACAGAGGTTAAAAAATCTCTCTCTCCAGAATATTTGAGATCTATGTCTTACCTTTCTGCCTAGTAATATCAATAAGTTTTCTGCTTAAAGCAATTGGAAAGAACCAATGTGTAATTTACAGCTCATACGGGTCAGAATACTCAAATTCATTAATCATGATTTTATCATATGGCATCACAACCGAGCACTATTGAGATTTTTGATTCATATAATGATGAATTTGCAGGCAATATTGTCtttcttttatttaaatttttgtaATTCAGTTTTTGAGGTGTAAGGGGACGTTAGATTCTGTATTTAGAGATGTACTCTCAATCTTAGCTTTGTATTAGTCTATTGTTCTATACAGAGAATTAAAAAATCATGCTACATAGATGTAACAGAAAACGTACTTCTCTAAACAAAAGTGTAAAAGCCAAGCCGTGTATTAGATATATTTAGAAGTCTGAAAAATGTATATTGGATAAGATCATACATAAAACTATTGAGTACTGTGCCAAGATTCTTAATAACACACTTTAGGAGTGACTACAATGACACTAGTTAGAAGAGTAGTCATgaagaatttctttttttaaggatGGGGACAGGGTTTTGTGTATTCAGTTAAGTTTATTTCTAGACAATTACCCTGAATGGATGAAGTCTTGCTGAACTTCTCTCTTTAGGATCTGAAGGACCTTGAATGTTCCTTTGAAAACAGATGTTCATGAGGGACGTGATTTCCATTTTTGTTGTTAATTTGTTTCAACTTCAAATGAATGAGGAGACTAGAATTTGGGTGTTAAGTTAGATTTAGCAaataaaaaggagagagaaaactatgtgtacaatgGCAAGAACTTATTGAATGGATCTAAATCCTATGGTAGGTAATTTGATCTAATTTTTGCAGAAAGGCAAATGCCAGATGTTTGCTCCACTTTGATCTTAATAACACTTTAGGCTGCAGACAATAAGATTGGTTTAAAATTTATTGTCTCTTTGATTTCTCTATTCTAATGCTTTTTAAATTCTTTACACAAGACAGATCTATATATAGGCAACTGGGGTGGCATCAGAAGCATTGTGTACTTAAGACATTCTTGAAAACCTCAGTATGGAACAGTGTTTGCTTTTTTATGCATCAAAACAAAGCCAGATTTTATACAAGCAACATTCAATTTTCATTTTATTATAATGTCTCTTTTTATTTTGCGTATGAAGTTCTGACAGTCGCATCTGTGGCACAGCTCCTTATATGCTTTTATCTTTCAATAACCTTATTAAAAGTCAAGACAATATATTAAATCAACATTAGGCAGCAGGAGTTGAAAGTTAAGCTAATCCGTTCCTTTGCATTGGGAGTGTAATCTATGTAGATCTCTAATTTCACCATTGAGTTGCTTTTAGTGTTCTTTTTGTACAGAATACACTTTCTGAAAGGAGAGCTGCTGCTGAATGAACACCAGTGAAAGATTCTGAAGTACCATAACATCCCAGAAGTGTCCAACTTGCCTTTGATCTGGATCTTCCCATTCAAGGAGAACATTGCTCTGAGAATGTGAGTTGAACTCATCTTAGAGCTGCTTTTTAAGTGGTCTCAGGTTTCTCCCACGATATCTTATGTATTCACTGCTCCTGAGAAATGGTGAAAAGCAAGTAAGACTCAGGACAAACAGCAGAGCAAGAACAATGGTTAAAAGGAAACAGCAAAAAAAAGCATGCAGAATGTCTTATCATGATTCTCTAGCATAGTTCATACCCACTGGTCCCTTAGATCCATGCATGATGTCTCAACAATTGGTTTCACTCTGCTCAGCTCAGTAGTCTGAAAGTTCAAAAAGTCAGTGTCAGTTTTTCTCTGAAAGAAATTCTGAACTTTGTCTGGTGATGAAAATACCATTGCTCAGCCAACAGAGAGAACAGCTACCCTGGCAGGTTTTCTTAAGCTGTCAGTCTTGATCAGAAGTCAGCAGGCTCCCTACTCCTGCACAACTAAGTTCAGTTCTTGTAACAAACTCCTTTGTAACCCAAAAGAAAAACTCCTTCCTTCAGAATCAAACATTTTAGTTCATTACCAGGGACAAAACATTACACACAGATGCACAAAAAAAGTTCATCTCTTTCTATCACAAGCTAAGTGAGAAGACTTGCAATTAACTCACCTCAGGAGAGAAGCTGGGTAAAACAAAAGACT is drawn from Melospiza melodia melodia isolate bMelMel2 chromosome 6, bMelMel2.pri, whole genome shotgun sequence and contains these coding sequences:
- the GREM1 gene encoding gremlin-1; its protein translation is MVRTLCAIGALFLLMGLLLPAAEGRKRNRGSQGAIPPPVKDQPNDSEQMQTQQQSGSRHRERGKGTSMPAEEVLESSQEALHITERKYLKRDWCKTQPLKQTIHEEGCNSRTIINRFCYGQCNSFYIPRHVRKEEGSFQSCSFCKPKKFTTMTVTLNCPELQPPRKKKRITRVKECRCISIDLD